Proteins from a single region of Planktothrix tepida PCC 9214:
- a CDS encoding Uma2 family endonuclease, producing MAYTLETLLTFETFLAQYGDNPRYELADGELVEMEPTGSHETVSGKLATQIGIAITTEKLPWFIPRTCLIRPFTDVATARRPDIVVLDETALSSEPLWEREPVITLGRSIKLVVEVVSTNWETDYARKVEEYALLGIPEYWIVDYRGLGGVAFIGKPKQPTVTVCQLIDEDYTQQQFRLGEPIISPLFKSLQLRLDDVLPRFN from the coding sequence ATGGCTTATACCCTAGAAACACTTTTAACATTTGAAACCTTCCTAGCTCAATATGGTGATAATCCCCGCTATGAACTTGCTGATGGAGAATTAGTTGAAATGGAACCAACCGGCTCTCACGAGACTGTCAGTGGTAAACTAGCCACTCAAATCGGTATTGCTATTACAACAGAAAAACTCCCTTGGTTTATTCCCCGAACTTGTTTAATTCGTCCTTTTACCGATGTCGCAACCGCCCGTCGTCCTGATATTGTGGTTTTAGATGAAACAGCACTTTCTAGTGAACCCTTATGGGAAAGAGAACCTGTTATTACGCTAGGACGATCTATTAAATTAGTGGTAGAAGTTGTGAGTACAAACTGGGAAACAGATTATGCCCGAAAAGTTGAAGAATATGCTCTTTTGGGAATTCCTGAATATTGGATTGTAGATTATCGGGGTTTAGGTGGCGTTGCTTTTATTGGTAAACCCAAACAACCAACTGTTACGGTTTGTCAACTGATTGACGAAGATTACACCCAGCAACAATTTCGTCTCGGTGAACCGATTATTTCTCCTCTGTTCAAAAGTTTGCAACTTCGCCTGGATGATGTTCTTCCTCGTTTTAATTAA
- a CDS encoding siphovirus Gp157 family protein, which translates to MYLAKNLLARYSIQAVELWTQLEMAETPEQEEAIVKAIWDNQTDQETAVDTHAELADQLDAEICAIKARLKHLVTLHNQAIERLERWRSNLDKTLLYIHQMGVVSTNIVGRSRHIQLKENPPSCEVLIDPSDLPSEYRTEKLVVAPNKRKIIEDWKQGIPVDGTRIERKLRVEYALVPSNLTGTTEVISNRSNSSTTRNSDSISIPKTKRKGKTFSKKNTEKSNQGIKA; encoded by the coding sequence ATGTACTTAGCTAAAAATTTGTTAGCCCGATATTCAATCCAAGCGGTTGAACTGTGGACTCAATTGGAAATGGCTGAAACTCCTGAACAAGAGGAGGCGATTGTTAAAGCAATTTGGGACAATCAAACAGACCAAGAAACGGCTGTTGATACTCACGCTGAATTAGCCGATCAATTAGATGCTGAAATTTGTGCCATTAAAGCTCGTTTAAAACATTTAGTTACACTGCATAATCAGGCAATTGAACGACTAGAGCGGTGGCGTAGTAACCTTGATAAAACCTTACTCTATATTCACCAAATGGGGGTTGTTTCTACCAATATTGTTGGGCGATCGCGTCACATCCAACTAAAAGAAAATCCCCCAAGTTGTGAAGTCTTAATCGATCCTTCTGACTTACCCAGCGAGTATCGTACAGAAAAGCTTGTTGTTGCGCCCAACAAACGTAAAATCATTGAAGATTGGAAACAAGGTATTCCCGTTGATGGCACTCGTATTGAACGGAAACTTAGAGTAGAATACGCCCTAGTCCCTTCTAATCTAACGGGTACAACTGAAGTTATTTCTAATCGTAGCAATTCCTCAACTACCCGAAATTCTGATTCAATATCAATACCCAAAACCAAGCGAAAGGGAAAGACATTTTCTAAAAAAAATACTGAGAAGTCTAATCAAGGAATAAAAGCATAA
- a CDS encoding ThiF family adenylyltransferase has product MFNYDYLEASPLIIRQTDSIDFWLIGAGGTGSWLSYHIARLARSLGKSGKKVQLAIADPDIVEEANISRQAFCDKEIGLPKAQALALRYSIAWEVDTTAFVQEFDPKLIRRAYDKLTILVGCVDTAAGRAAINQALELNQYYSHSEIPRVWYLDCGNHATAGQILLGSSLETDPEFYHFGGLGCARLPSPMIQAPDLLKPKPEELTNNLSCAEMAMLNLQSESVNVRVAAEAADYLYRMAAGNLKRFATYFDLESGTGRSLYITQQSVWAVLKSIVSETTPC; this is encoded by the coding sequence ATGTTTAATTATGATTATTTAGAAGCTTCGCCACTAATCATCAGACAAACTGATTCAATTGATTTTTGGTTAATTGGAGCCGGAGGAACGGGTTCTTGGCTGTCTTACCATATTGCCCGACTGGCACGGAGTTTGGGCAAGTCGGGGAAGAAGGTGCAATTGGCGATCGCAGATCCCGATATAGTTGAAGAAGCCAACATCAGCAGGCAGGCGTTTTGTGACAAGGAAATCGGGCTACCCAAGGCGCAGGCTCTAGCGTTGCGATACTCTATAGCTTGGGAAGTGGACACGACGGCTTTCGTACAGGAATTTGACCCCAAGCTGATCCGAAGAGCTTACGACAAGCTGACCATCTTGGTCGGATGCGTGGACACGGCTGCCGGAAGAGCGGCTATTAACCAGGCGCTTGAGTTAAACCAATACTACAGCCACTCTGAAATCCCTCGTGTGTGGTATTTGGATTGCGGAAATCATGCCACAGCCGGACAAATCTTGCTGGGCAGTTCTTTGGAAACTGACCCGGAGTTCTATCATTTTGGGGGACTCGGATGTGCGAGGTTGCCGTCTCCGATGATCCAGGCTCCTGACCTTTTGAAACCGAAGCCTGAAGAGTTGACAAATAACCTATCTTGTGCTGAGATGGCAATGCTAAACTTGCAGAGCGAGAGCGTAAATGTCCGGGTGGCGGCTGAGGCGGCGGATTACCTGTACCGGATGGCTGCGGGTAATCTCAAGCGGTTTGCGACTTATTTTGATTTGGAGAGTGGGACGGGGCGATCGCTTTATATTACCCAGCAGTCGGTATGGGCTGTGTTGAAATCTATCGTAAGTGAAACAACACCATGCTAA
- a CDS encoding FitA-like ribbon-helix-helix domain-containing protein, with translation MNNITIQNFDDDLKNRLQKRAEYYGRSLEEEAKEILRAVLTKKTLEPLNLALAIERRFAHFGDFEIPTIARELLREPPNFEDL, from the coding sequence ATGAACAATATCACGATTCAAAACTTTGATGATGATCTGAAAAATCGCCTCCAAAAGCGAGCCGAATATTATGGGCGTTCTCTGGAAGAAGAAGCTAAAGAAATCCTCCGCGCTGTCTTGACAAAAAAAACTCTCGAACCCTTAAATCTTGCCTTGGCTATCGAGCGACGTTTTGCCCATTTTGGCGATTTTGAAATTCCGACTATCGCTAGAGAACTTTTACGCGAACCACCTAATTTTGAAGACTTATAA
- a CDS encoding putative toxin-antitoxin system toxin component, PIN family: MKQLEAKFMPENQPLKVIIDTNLWISFLIGKELANLQELIVNKTLQVVFCNQLLEEINLVTQRPKLQKYFPVAKVQELLELLNIIGLSIEITSEVSICRDAKDNYLLALAKDSQADFLITGDRDLLSLVNFEGTEILTYKDFLQKI; encoded by the coding sequence TTGAAGCAGTTAGAAGCGAAATTTATGCCAGAAAACCAGCCTCTTAAAGTAATTATAGACACGAATCTTTGGATTAGCTTCTTGATTGGTAAAGAATTAGCCAATCTCCAAGAATTAATCGTCAATAAAACGCTCCAAGTTGTCTTTTGCAACCAACTCCTAGAGGAAATTAATCTAGTAACTCAAAGACCAAAACTCCAAAAATATTTTCCAGTAGCGAAAGTCCAAGAATTGCTGGAATTGTTGAATATTATTGGTTTATCTATAGAAATAACCTCAGAAGTTTCTATTTGTAGAGATGCTAAAGATAATTATTTATTAGCTTTAGCTAAAGATAGTCAAGCTGATTTTTTAATTACAGGAGATAGAGATTTATTAAGTTTGGTAAATTTTGAGGGGACAGAAATTTTAACTTACAAAGATTTTTTACAAAAAATATGA
- the vap15 gene encoding type II toxin-antitoxin system VapB15 family antitoxin codes for MTPASYQLSLNFEQVLTLVKQLPYPEKLLLSQELEKEVLNSQLTALLESFKTDELSLETITEEVEAVRSEIYARKPAS; via the coding sequence ATGACTCCAGCCAGCTATCAACTTTCCCTGAACTTTGAGCAAGTTTTAACCTTGGTCAAACAACTACCATATCCAGAAAAATTGCTGTTAAGCCAAGAACTTGAAAAAGAAGTATTAAACAGCCAATTAACAGCCCTTTTAGAGTCTTTCAAAACCGATGAACTTTCTTTAGAAACTATTACCGAAGAAGTTGAAGCAGTTAGAAGCGAAATTTATGCCAGAAAACCAGCCTCTTAA
- a CDS encoding ATP-binding protein, whose protein sequence is MVNNETTSANVTASELSLLSQLDELRSAWQETHPKQAKGGLEALSGFDHQFLLTLLKIVRKWKEASEAERQDRNTAHKILAEAISDITEAGKFVTITQVKKTLSGKAIREALAELWEIFNLASELTPELVEHLRFKISGKFEDNRNPNKVIKEWNPTLRQDQAQRLDTFKTCVSYELVSDPRLDLTAELENLSRDEDTETTIGRWLGYYLLQLGSGLSPERISALIWWELINDKSLEAFRATQARLFSRSDYQLGAVRHTLGGSLSLPRTDLLSELRASVITKRITLLIGSSGSGKSALCKLAMQTSFQDYTCLFLHPSDIIAFTETSDSTSSRDTRRIDELLTAQVIEKPIIIIDDLSDVNEQSFDCVLNLLQNALVRETSDVRFVLVAHLDAERRVRDKIAARLGAELSIDVVKLPQLPINDLQSSNTLPGDVASLVQRADEFGPALNLKLLDWLISSVQRDNINNISSFKNDLDLLAWFWRSHVGDSHEASEEGRVLIKTAISLADKFTPDLSLYDSGIESKTLYILVRRDCLRVVEEKVAVTHRFVGDCARFRYLLGKRRELEASELAAKSGNPLWSQPLRWFALYLAMESEETETWQELLQEAKKGNYLQLIDLLLDGAILSKKPSSVLQGCSGEHLPFFIQRLISRLLAIATEPTPDYFGVLRSMSASERLMSHERTIGTPKVYLWEPVWRWLLAQNQEALIENSKLIFKAAKACVNWGIAEIFPLRVQIAELIIDLAHRVLLPDPDQEKWYSLHDSSSAEVNDQFRKFMVSQGGIYLCAVICINPQLGAELLLALTISPPYYRYEFERSSNLLDDNLGTEGYYEIDVCTFKFLPLLYLLEINEPFAVDVIATLCNVATDYWHEHHWAKNQLEGMQKTDTDGITLLVGENRKHFKGGRHALYWHRQSNIVACFLMTLEGWLYSRPTKAALENSISIIFERADTVAMIGVLISLAKCDSTLLKGSLLPLLSSLQLLIWLEFDQIGEGQNWAFDFDSFRAKTKLSQEEYQELLGFHLLSHRKIPLLDIILRMWLKEDIPSNTKSQIWEDWDNNQLNLIPEVSQHRALKIRALFEHNNCLLEEDEYGNQNFRFVDALAEDTEVDAKSEEDEHETQSFPFVGTLPEDTEVDAKSKSMLWNLQHFQIVMMCRKILDGELQKTPELHRDFITLLISEEQLTSLQERLEKKAFLDTAWAMIAVVLEPPSNEMNQDSDNYITHYPSDFSNLPISLDISNRCQNYIGAEAFIAHAAPKLLRRCESETLLRASAFRCLIGVCNCNTSAFMRSWIREYGLDHTLTQEIINVTFWIARLIALTHIISYNQAILEQDTHLVPLITPPEIIDRIIRLSNGEHPEIQEAWSNLQSQFVTKTTPELSIIDAFKWTPELLILCLEIVFPRLKYESCNFNNCFDWNFLTAVLIPILEIQLDNTQIQDFITALCHKVLFTLICQREVVYLYYKNYQRENGSSPVHTRLYQDQYQLLNTVIESNPTEVAARINILIEALKSIGLVDCIVLNDVVHILSHCIVKWSSSNIIDNSFRSHIASTVGEYLFKLKNQEDSNLRFLGKTRDIWEKLIDLLWKWSQNNIEKATQADQWLVNFFSRFHDVLLPDRVLRIKLYRIGKSTDYKQFRRLLFTTLVQNQDHLPSRRNDESKLLVQVLAELWDSDRKWIIDRQARLQDLKTILEQLQEIDAVGARRLADQIADSLV, encoded by the coding sequence ATGGTTAATAATGAAACAACAAGCGCGAATGTAACAGCCTCCGAACTCAGCCTGCTCTCTCAGTTAGATGAGTTAAGGAGTGCTTGGCAGGAAACTCATCCTAAGCAAGCAAAGGGTGGTTTAGAGGCTTTGAGCGGATTCGATCACCAATTCCTGTTGACACTACTGAAAATAGTTCGTAAATGGAAAGAAGCTTCTGAAGCCGAGCGGCAAGACCGGAATACAGCCCATAAAATTCTCGCAGAAGCCATTTCAGACATTACTGAAGCAGGTAAATTCGTCACTATAACACAAGTCAAAAAAACTCTTTCAGGCAAGGCGATTCGTGAAGCGCTTGCAGAACTTTGGGAAATTTTTAATCTTGCTTCTGAACTTACACCAGAGTTGGTAGAACACTTACGGTTCAAAATCTCTGGAAAGTTTGAGGATAATAGGAATCCTAATAAAGTTATTAAAGAATGGAACCCTACATTAAGACAAGATCAAGCACAAAGGCTTGATACATTCAAAACTTGTGTCAGTTATGAGCTTGTTTCCGACCCAAGATTAGACTTAACGGCAGAGTTAGAAAATCTTTCACGGGATGAAGATACGGAGACAACTATTGGGCGATGGTTAGGCTACTATCTTCTTCAACTTGGTTCAGGCTTATCTCCTGAGCGTATAAGCGCTCTTATATGGTGGGAACTCATAAATGATAAAAGCTTGGAAGCGTTCCGAGCAACACAGGCAAGATTATTCAGCCGATCGGACTATCAACTTGGTGCTGTTCGACATACACTTGGTGGCAGTCTGTCTCTACCTAGAACAGATTTACTCTCAGAGTTACGAGCATCTGTAATCACGAAGCGGATCACCCTTCTCATCGGTTCATCTGGATCTGGAAAATCAGCACTTTGCAAGCTGGCTATGCAAACAAGCTTTCAAGATTATACGTGCTTGTTTCTCCATCCATCTGATATTATTGCCTTCACAGAAACCTCAGACTCTACATCTAGCAGAGATACAAGACGTATTGATGAACTCTTAACAGCTCAAGTAATTGAAAAGCCGATCATCATCATAGATGATCTGAGTGATGTCAATGAGCAAAGCTTTGATTGTGTACTTAACCTTCTTCAAAATGCTTTGGTTAGGGAAACATCTGATGTGCGCTTTGTTCTAGTGGCCCATTTAGATGCTGAACGCCGAGTTCGTGACAAAATTGCTGCTCGACTTGGCGCAGAACTTTCTATTGATGTTGTTAAGTTACCACAACTACCTATTAACGATCTTCAGTCATCGAATACTTTACCAGGCGACGTTGCGAGCCTTGTTCAACGCGCTGATGAGTTTGGCCCTGCTTTAAACCTTAAGCTTCTTGACTGGCTGATTAGTAGCGTTCAACGGGATAATATCAATAATATTTCATCCTTCAAAAATGACTTAGACCTACTCGCTTGGTTCTGGCGCTCTCATGTGGGGGATAGCCACGAAGCTAGTGAAGAAGGTCGTGTCTTAATTAAAACAGCCATTTCATTAGCCGATAAATTTACTCCCGATCTGTCTCTTTATGACTCTGGGATTGAATCCAAAACCCTATATATTCTGGTGCGACGAGACTGTCTTCGAGTTGTAGAAGAAAAAGTAGCTGTCACACACCGTTTTGTAGGAGATTGTGCAAGGTTTCGCTACCTTCTGGGGAAACGTCGTGAGCTAGAAGCTAGTGAGCTTGCTGCGAAGTCGGGAAATCCTCTCTGGTCGCAGCCTTTGCGCTGGTTTGCTTTGTATCTTGCGATGGAATCAGAAGAGACTGAAACATGGCAGGAATTGCTTCAAGAAGCAAAGAAAGGTAATTATTTACAGCTTATTGACTTGCTTCTCGATGGCGCGATCTTGAGCAAAAAGCCAAGCTCAGTTCTGCAAGGCTGTTCCGGCGAACACCTTCCTTTTTTCATCCAGCGTCTCATCTCTCGCCTTCTAGCGATCGCAACTGAGCCGACGCCTGATTACTTCGGAGTGTTGCGATCAATGTCGGCAAGCGAAAGACTTATGTCACACGAACGTACAATTGGAACTCCAAAAGTATATTTGTGGGAACCTGTTTGGCGTTGGCTTTTAGCGCAGAATCAAGAAGCTTTGATAGAAAACTCTAAGTTAATTTTTAAAGCAGCAAAAGCCTGCGTTAACTGGGGTATTGCAGAAATATTCCCACTGCGGGTTCAGATTGCAGAACTAATTATTGATTTGGCTCATAGGGTATTGCTACCCGATCCTGACCAAGAAAAATGGTACTCGTTACATGATTCCTCATCAGCAGAAGTTAACGATCAGTTTCGCAAGTTTATGGTCAGCCAAGGTGGCATATATCTCTGTGCCGTTATTTGTATCAATCCACAACTTGGTGCTGAATTACTTTTAGCTCTAACTATCTCACCGCCTTATTATCGCTATGAGTTTGAGAGATCCTCTAATCTGTTAGATGACAATCTTGGAACAGAAGGATATTATGAGATTGATGTCTGTACATTCAAGTTTTTACCACTTCTTTATCTCCTTGAAATCAATGAGCCTTTTGCGGTTGATGTTATTGCAACCCTTTGTAATGTAGCCACAGATTACTGGCATGAGCATCACTGGGCAAAAAATCAACTGGAAGGTATGCAGAAGACTGATACTGATGGCATAACTCTGCTTGTTGGTGAAAATAGAAAACACTTCAAAGGCGGTCGTCATGCTCTATATTGGCACCGCCAGTCAAATATTGTTGCTTGTTTCTTAATGACGCTAGAGGGATGGCTCTATAGTCGTCCGACTAAAGCAGCACTCGAAAATTCTATATCAATTATTTTTGAGCGTGCTGACACTGTTGCAATGATCGGGGTACTCATTTCGCTGGCAAAATGCGATTCTACCCTTTTGAAAGGTTCCTTACTACCTCTACTGTCGTCATTACAACTTTTAATATGGTTAGAGTTTGACCAGATTGGTGAAGGACAGAATTGGGCATTCGATTTCGATTCTTTTAGAGCTAAAACAAAACTATCGCAAGAAGAATATCAAGAGTTACTTGGATTTCATCTGCTATCTCACCGAAAAATTCCCCTTTTAGACATAATACTCCGAATGTGGTTAAAGGAAGACATTCCTTCTAATACAAAATCTCAAATTTGGGAAGACTGGGATAATAATCAGCTTAATTTGATTCCAGAGGTTAGCCAGCATCGTGCATTAAAAATCCGAGCTTTGTTTGAACACAATAACTGCCTGTTAGAAGAGGATGAATATGGAAATCAAAACTTTCGCTTCGTGGATGCTCTAGCTGAAGATACTGAAGTTGATGCTAAATCAGAAGAGGATGAGCATGAAACTCAAAGTTTTCCCTTCGTTGGCACTCTGCCTGAAGATACTGAAGTTGATGCTAAATCTAAATCTATGCTTTGGAATCTTCAGCATTTTCAAATTGTAATGATGTGCCGAAAAATTTTAGATGGAGAGTTGCAAAAGACACCGGAACTACATAGGGATTTTATTACTCTTCTAATAAGTGAAGAACAGCTTACTTCTTTACAAGAACGCTTGGAAAAAAAAGCTTTCCTGGATACAGCTTGGGCAATGATTGCTGTTGTCCTAGAGCCTCCTAGCAATGAGATGAACCAAGATTCGGATAACTATATTACTCATTATCCTAGTGATTTTTCTAATCTACCGATAAGTTTAGATATTTCAAACCGTTGTCAAAATTACATAGGTGCTGAAGCTTTTATTGCTCATGCAGCCCCTAAGTTACTGCGAAGATGCGAATCTGAAACCTTACTTCGAGCATCTGCTTTCCGTTGCCTTATTGGTGTGTGTAACTGCAATACATCTGCTTTTATGCGATCATGGATAAGAGAATATGGGCTAGATCATACACTCACCCAAGAAATAATAAACGTAACTTTTTGGATAGCTCGCCTAATTGCACTAACTCATATAATTTCATACAATCAAGCAATTTTGGAACAAGATACTCATCTAGTTCCACTAATTACACCTCCTGAGATCATAGATCGAATAATACGTTTAAGTAATGGAGAGCATCCTGAAATCCAGGAAGCTTGGTCTAACTTGCAATCCCAGTTTGTAACAAAAACAACCCCTGAATTATCTATCATTGATGCTTTTAAATGGACTCCAGAACTACTAATTCTGTGTCTCGAAATAGTATTTCCACGATTAAAATATGAATCGTGTAATTTCAACAATTGCTTTGATTGGAATTTTTTAACAGCCGTATTAATACCTATATTAGAAATCCAACTAGACAACACACAGATTCAGGATTTTATAACTGCCTTGTGCCATAAAGTGCTTTTTACTTTGATTTGCCAGAGAGAAGTTGTCTATTTATATTACAAAAATTATCAAAGAGAAAATGGATCTAGTCCTGTACATACACGACTATATCAGGATCAGTATCAACTCTTAAACACGGTAATAGAATCTAATCCTACAGAAGTTGCTGCACGAATAAATATACTTATTGAGGCTTTAAAATCTATAGGACTGGTAGATTGCATTGTTTTAAATGATGTTGTACATATTTTAAGTCACTGTATTGTTAAATGGAGTTCTTCCAATATAATTGACAACTCATTTAGAAGTCACATAGCTTCTACAGTTGGAGAATATCTTTTTAAACTTAAAAATCAAGAAGATTCAAATCTACGATTTCTCGGTAAAACCAGGGATATCTGGGAAAAATTGATTGATCTACTGTGGAAGTGGTCACAAAATAATATTGAGAAAGCAACTCAAGCAGACCAATGGCTTGTGAACTTTTTCAGTCGCTTCCATGATGTATTACTTCCTGATCGGGTGTTGAGAATAAAATTGTATCGTATTGGCAAATCAACAGACTATAAACAGTTCCGCCGATTACTTTTTACAACGCTCGTTCAAAACCAGGATCACTTACCTAGTAGAAGAAATGACGAAAGTAAACTTTTAGTTCAAGTTCTTGCTGAATTGTGGGATTCAGATCGCAAATGGATTATCGACAGACAAGCTCGGCTTCAAGATTTGAAAACGATACTTGAGCAATTACAGGAAATTGATGCAGTAGGTGCAAGAAGGTTAGCAGATCAAATAGCGGATTCCCTAGTTTAG